A genome region from Chloroherpetonaceae bacterium includes the following:
- a CDS encoding carboxypeptidase-like regulatory domain-containing protein: MKHAALRIASLFLTSLLTLMFAQMASAQTTTGEIKGKVIDAFTKEPLVGAQVFIRDTKIGAATNIDGQYTLRRLQPGEYVLVARYVGYRSVSKNVTVSAGASAQVDFELVPSAVQADELVVTGQGVATEKRKLTTAVEFISSDRITGSPTKSIDQLLQGNVPGLTAQLPSGVPGVGARIQTRGVKSALNSTNPVIYVDGVRVDNGDNFAGAFGRGGQVSSALADLLVGDNIERIEIIKGGAASTLYGSDGANGVIQIFTKKGAAGEAKWNVGIVAGADTPELRWLYTDYLREAYYQNAFFQQYRLGVTGGSEALSYNINGKLQDSRGIVTGDRVPDRAFNVAAGLKAIASDKADVEISTSLTRTQFGSLLLNNAFNAYNSIETEARLDPYVLGVVRGLDVSTPQRLRFVQDSLFQQWLIPDFSEQVTRSITTLNFNYAPFREFTNRFTVGVDYRYNEARDIIPVNPGEAFGPLGSISRSSRDFTQITLAYTGNYKLPELGPISAQVAFGFQGFRQETREVSAQGSQIAPGTRDFDNAAVITASEIISELFTGGVFINPIIGINDRIFIDLGLRIDGSTAFGQDITYLPYPKIGIAWNVSEEAFYPDVLREFLTSVKLRGSFGSAGEFPPPFLRDRTFAINPYLGDVTITYANFGNRELKPAITTSLEFGTELSLLQDRVSVEFNWYRQETTNSFFSVFQDPASGFIAAQQTNVGKIENAGIELSVKANVIREQNFDLSVRASYATLYNRLTDLGGSAPFAVGGFAYAQTRAEQGYPIGVLRVNVPRPDPDGVWRGSFDLDLRGSPVPSSFGAFGLDMTIFRDLSVSALVEYALGAQLLNQWRARRQVNAFGFRVVEAGSGETTYPVYPEIGESLIRNPLTNNAIYPRDPQSVSLLVDGSWVKFREISIRYRVPRALFGNLFSGITLSASVRNPLVIMAHPEVDPETQFIREGRGLNVGGIVGGTISNPRQFRIGIDVNL; the protein is encoded by the coding sequence ATGAAGCACGCCGCCTTACGAATAGCAAGTCTCTTTTTGACAAGCTTACTTACCTTGATGTTTGCACAGATGGCGTCAGCGCAAACGACAACTGGCGAAATTAAAGGTAAAGTCATTGATGCATTTACCAAAGAGCCGCTTGTCGGCGCGCAGGTTTTTATACGTGATACCAAAATTGGCGCCGCCACAAACATTGACGGTCAATACACCTTACGCCGTCTGCAGCCCGGCGAATATGTGCTGGTTGCACGCTATGTCGGATATCGCAGTGTCTCAAAGAATGTAACTGTGTCGGCTGGTGCAAGTGCCCAAGTGGACTTCGAGCTTGTTCCCTCTGCGGTGCAAGCTGACGAGCTTGTGGTTACAGGACAAGGCGTTGCCACAGAGAAGCGAAAGCTAACAACCGCTGTCGAATTTATCAGCTCAGACAGAATCACTGGCTCGCCGACCAAGTCTATTGACCAGCTTCTTCAAGGCAATGTGCCAGGACTGACGGCTCAGCTGCCTTCGGGCGTGCCGGGCGTCGGTGCACGCATCCAGACACGCGGCGTGAAGAGTGCCTTGAACAGCACTAACCCTGTGATTTATGTCGATGGCGTGCGCGTTGACAACGGGGACAACTTTGCTGGTGCATTTGGTCGGGGCGGACAGGTTAGCTCTGCCTTGGCAGACTTGCTTGTCGGTGACAACATTGAGCGTATTGAAATCATCAAAGGCGGTGCCGCTTCTACTCTCTATGGCTCCGATGGGGCAAACGGTGTCATTCAAATCTTCACCAAGAAAGGCGCTGCGGGCGAAGCCAAGTGGAACGTAGGTATTGTCGCAGGCGCTGATACGCCTGAGTTGCGTTGGCTCTACACTGATTACCTGCGGGAGGCTTATTACCAAAATGCCTTCTTCCAGCAGTATCGCTTGGGTGTCACTGGTGGCAGTGAAGCCCTCAGCTACAACATCAATGGGAAGTTGCAAGACTCACGTGGCATTGTGACTGGCGACCGCGTGCCTGACCGAGCTTTCAATGTTGCCGCTGGCTTGAAAGCGATTGCCTCTGACAAGGCAGATGTGGAGATTTCTACAAGCCTCACTCGCACACAATTTGGCAGCCTCTTGCTTAACAACGCCTTCAATGCTTACAACTCCATTGAAACCGAAGCGCGCTTGGATCCATATGTGCTCGGCGTTGTGCGTGGCTTAGATGTGAGCACCCCGCAACGCTTACGCTTTGTGCAAGATAGTCTCTTTCAGCAGTGGCTCATTCCAGACTTCTCCGAGCAAGTTACACGCTCTATCACCACGCTGAACTTTAACTATGCTCCTTTTAGGGAGTTTACAAATCGCTTCACAGTTGGCGTAGATTACCGCTACAATGAAGCACGCGACATTATCCCTGTCAATCCCGGTGAGGCTTTCGGCCCACTCGGCTCTATTAGTCGCAGCTCACGCGACTTTACGCAAATCACGCTGGCATACACAGGCAACTACAAGCTACCTGAATTAGGACCGATTAGTGCACAAGTTGCATTTGGTTTTCAGGGCTTTAGGCAAGAGACGCGCGAGGTGTCGGCGCAAGGTTCTCAAATTGCGCCGGGCACACGCGATTTTGACAACGCCGCAGTTATCACTGCTAGCGAAATTATCTCTGAGCTATTTACGGGTGGCGTGTTTATCAACCCTATCATTGGCATAAACGATCGCATCTTCATTGACTTAGGCTTGCGCATTGATGGAAGCACTGCCTTTGGTCAAGACATCACTTACTTGCCTTATCCGAAAATCGGCATTGCGTGGAATGTCTCAGAAGAAGCCTTCTATCCTGATGTGCTGCGGGAATTTCTCACGAGCGTCAAGCTCAGAGGCTCTTTCGGCAGCGCGGGCGAATTTCCACCACCTTTTCTACGTGACCGCACCTTTGCCATTAACCCATATCTGGGCGATGTTACCATCACATATGCAAATTTTGGCAACCGTGAGCTGAAGCCTGCGATTACCACTTCGCTTGAGTTTGGCACGGAGCTGTCGCTTCTGCAAGACCGCGTGTCCGTTGAGTTCAACTGGTATCGCCAAGAGACCACCAATTCATTCTTCTCGGTCTTCCAAGACCCTGCATCTGGTTTTATTGCTGCACAGCAGACCAATGTCGGCAAAATTGAAAACGCTGGCATTGAACTCTCTGTCAAAGCCAATGTGATTCGTGAGCAGAACTTTGACCTCAGTGTGCGTGCATCTTACGCCACCCTTTACAACCGTCTTACTGACCTTGGTGGCTCTGCACCATTTGCGGTTGGTGGGTTCGCATATGCGCAGACGCGTGCTGAACAAGGCTACCCAATCGGAGTGCTTCGCGTCAATGTGCCTCGTCCTGACCCAGATGGCGTTTGGCGCGGTAGCTTCGATTTGGATTTGCGTGGCTCGCCGGTGCCTTCCAGCTTTGGTGCGTTTGGTCTTGATATGACCATTTTCCGTGACCTGAGTGTCAGTGCGCTGGTTGAGTATGCCTTAGGTGCGCAGCTGCTCAATCAATGGCGTGCTCGTCGCCAAGTGAACGCCTTTGGCTTCCGCGTGGTCGAGGCTGGCTCTGGCGAAACGACCTATCCAGTTTATCCTGAAATTGGCGAATCACTCATCCGCAACCCACTTACCAACAATGCGATCTACCCACGCGACCCACAATCTGTGAGCCTTCTGGTTGATGGTAGCTGGGTCAAGTTCCGAGAAATCAGCATTCGTTACCGTGTGCCTCGCGCACTCTTTGGTAATCTCTTCTCAGGCATCACGCTTTCGGCGTCGGTGCGAAATCCGCTGGTCATTATGGCACACCCTGAAGTTGACCCAGAGACGCAATTTATCCGTGAGGGACGTGGGCTTAATGTAGGCGGTATTGTGGGCGGCACAATCAGCAACCCACGCCAATTCCGAATTGGCATTGATGTCAATCTCTAA